The Synechococcus sp. WH 8101 sequence CATCAGAGCCGTCAGAGCTCCGGCGTCTTCGCCTGGCGCCACATGGAAGCGATACCCCTGCACCGGACTGACCGGACTCATGCCCACGAGTTTGGGGTAGTAGCGCAGGCCCAGGTCGGCGGCGAGGCGGGCAAAGGCTTGGTCAAACACGAACTCGCCGTAGCTGTGCCCCTTGAGATAGAGGGGTGCCACGGCCACCAGGGTGTCGTCGTCGCGGCGCAAAGCGAGATGAAGCGGCTGCCAGCCCTGGTCCGCCGCGATGCTTCCGGAGGCCTCCAGGGCCGTGAGCCAGCGCCAGCGGTAGAAGGGGATGGCGTCCTCTCCGACCAGCCGCTCCCAGTCGGCTTCGGGAATCTCCTGCAAAGACCGGTGCCATCGGGCCGACAGAGAGGCCATCGCCGCCTGGAGCAAAGGGGCGGCGTGACCCTAACCACAACCCTGGAGCAAAGCGACAGCGCAGCGAGCAGAATCAAGACCCTGCCGCCGTCTGCCGTGATCGCTCGATCCTCCCCCTGGCGCTGGGTCCTGGCGACCGGCTTGAGCCTGGCTGGCGCTCAGCTCGCCTTGGCTCCGGCCAGGGCAGGGCTGCTCGCACCGATCCTGCAGATGATGCGACCGCGGATCGAATCACGCCTGGCCGAGGAATGCCGGAAACTGGTGAGCCAACAGGCGGGGGAGAGTCTGGAACCGGAGCTGAACCGGTTGGTTGAACAGCCCTGCCGTTCGTTGGCCCGACCGGTGAGTGCCTGCTTGATTCGGGAAACCAGCCGCACGGGACGGGAGCTGGGCGTGATCAGTGAACTGGTGGCCGGGAGAGTGGGCGACGATGCGGAAGTGGTGATCAAACGCTGCATCGCCTCGATGCTCGGGTTGTCGGAATCAAGCCTGCAGGAGTTGCCGCTTCAGACCCTGGTGGAACGCTGGCGTCGATAACGCAGCATCAGCTCATCGCCCTCCAGTGGCTCGACCGCCTCCAACCCCCAGGCAGCGGATGAGCCGAGGTCGGCGGGCAGCCCAAGGGTGTCCGCCGGCAGCCAACAGTGCTGTCCCCCCAGCAGCCGAGGGGTGAGGGTCAACTGCAGCCCATCCACCGCATCGTCCTGCAGCAATCCGGCACAGAGCCGCGCCCCGCCCAGCAACAGCAAACGGGACAAGCCCCGCTGAGCCAGGGTCTGCAGCGTGCCCGACCAGCATTCAGCCAACGGCAACCGCCCATCGAAACCGCTGGGGATCGCCCCGTCCTTGGCGGGCGACAGCAACCAGCGCCGGATCGGCTGGCCAAAAAAAGGCCAGTGTTGGGGAAAGGCATCGGCTCGCGACACCACCAGGGCGGCGGGCTGGGCGGGCCGGCCCTGCTGCAACCGCTGCTCGCGCAGCTGCGGATTGCGGATCAGGCAGGTGGAGTGATGCGCTCGGAGGGTTCCGCCACCGATCAGGGCCCCATCCGCCCAGGCCAGGGCCTCCTCGAGAACCCGACGATCACCGGCTCCACCCAGTTGGGCGGCACCGCCCGCCGGCGGCGCCAGCCGTCCATCCAGACTGATGGCCAGCACCAGGCGCACCTGGGGCAAGGGGCCAGCAGAGGGTCCGGCCAAGGGCGAGGCGTTCAGGAGGCCATCGCCGCCTCAAGGCCAACGGGAGCCATATTGAGCTGCGGCGCCTCAGCGAACACTTCAGCCGCATTGTTCGGGCTTTCCTGCAGCCGCACCTTGTGCAGATGGGCGCCGATCGCCTGCACCGGCGACGCGAGCCGGTCGGCGATGTGCAAAGCGATGTTCTCCGCTGTGGGGACACAGGTGGAGAAATGGGGCACATCCTTGTTGAGGAACGTGTGGTCGAAGGGCTCGACCACCAGGTCGTCGAGCAGGCTCTGAAGCGCTGCCAGATCACAGACCATGCCTGTGCGGGGATCGATGCTCCCCCTCACGGTCACCTCCACCAGATAGTTGTGACCATGCCCATGGGGGCGAGCGCATTTGCCGTAGATCCGCTCGTTCTCCTCCTGGCTGAGCTCGGGTCGCGCCAGTCGGTGAGCGGCAGCGAAGTGGGTGCGAAGGGTGAGGTAAGCGTCCATGCCGTGTCCGAGGTAGTCGGCCCAGAGGCCTGGTGATTCGTGAAGCCGCAGGGCGACCAGAGGGAGGTGGGCGGAGAGCCGATGCCAGATCACGCGCACCAGGGCCTCGGTGGTAGGCAGACAGCCCTCTGGTCTGGTGACATCAAACTCCGGCCAGGCTTCATTGAGGAAGCGGAAGTCGAGCGCGTCGGTGACCTCCGAGCGGATCGCATGCTTTACCTCAGAGAGGTTGAGCACCATGCCATCGGCGTCAAGAGGTCCGGCCATGGACACGATCAACTCGTAGTTGTGGCCGTGTCCGGGTGCGAGGGTGCAGGGCCCGAAGCGGGCGGCATTGTCATCCGCATCAAGCTCCGGCAACCAGTACCGATGGCTGGCGCTGAAGCAGGCGCGACGGGTGATCACACAACCACGCCCCTGGCCGTGGGGAGCGGAAGCCATCGCAGAACTGTCAGCCATGGCATCCCTCGACCCGCCGGCATCCTAGGGAGTTCGCAGCTTGCGCCGTCCGAACGGCCGCCGCCCCTCGCCATGACTGACCCTTCCCAGCCCCTGCCCCATCCCCTCAAAGCGCGCCTCGGAGGGCGCAATCTCTATCTGGTGGGAATGATGGGCAGCGGCAAAAGCAGCAGTGGTCGCCCCCTGGCCGCGAGCCTGGGCTATGGCTTCGTGGATGCCGACGCGGTCATCGAGCAGGTGGCAGGACGCTCGATTCCCCAGCTGTTTGAGGAGGAGGGGGAGGAGGGGTTCCGCGATTTGGAATCCCAAGTGCTGCAGGCGATCGGCCAGCGCCACTCGCTGGTGGTGGCCACCGGCGGCGGCATTGTGACGCGACCCGAAAACTGGGGCGTGCTGCATCAGGGGCTGGTGGTCTGGCTGGATCCCGACCGTGACCAGCTGTTGCAACGGCTGCGTCGGGATCCGGGCGAACGCCCCCTGCTGCGCAGCGCTGACCCAGCAGCAACGCTCGACACTCTGTTCATCGCACGACGGCCCCTCTATGCCGAAGCGGATGTGCAGCTGAACATCACCAATGACGCACCGGAGGAGGTGGCCCAGCGCGTCCTCGACGCCATTCCCGCCGTGCTCAATCCCGTTCAGGGGGCTCCAGGCGCACCGCAAACCACTGCAGAGTGAGCCCTGGGGAGATCTCCAGATCACAAGCGGTATCGAGCAGTCTCCGGGCTGCAGCCGTGAGGGAACCGCAGGCCACGAGGTCGTCGGGCAGGGTCTCCAGGGCGGCCAGCTGGCCTTCCAGCCATGTCACGGTGTCGGTAGCGGAGAGAAACCGCTCCGACTGGCCAGGCTCCAGAACCACATAGTGATCGCAGGCACGAATCAGGGGATCAGACATGGTGCGACGACTGCTGCGTCCGATCATCGTGGCTCTGCTGCTGCTGCTGTGCCTCGCCATCCCGGTGCGGGCCGATGGCAGCGCGACCCTGCTGGAGCAACGCCTGCAGGCCTGGCCCGACTGGCAGCTGCCGGCGCCGTTGCCGCGCCCCGATCGCCGTGGGGATCTGTTGTATCCGGCCTGGTTTGCCGGCGAGTGGCAGGTCACGAGCCTCGATCTGACGGCGGAAGGGGAGACCGGCGAACCGCTCCGCCATCAGGCCCGTTTTCTCATTGATGCGAAGCAGCGTGTCGTGGCCGATCGCGCCTTCAATGCCCTCGCGATCGGCAGAGCGGTGCTGGGTTCGGCCTTGTTGACGGTGGAGCAGCCAGCTGACGATCACAATCGACAACTGGCCCGGCTGCAGAACGACCAGCTGTTGGAGACCACTGTGATCGGCAGGAGGCAGAGCGATCCGCAGCAGGAGCCGTTCACAACCGACGAACTGGTGCTTCAGATCATCCACGGCCCGGGAGCGCCCAGGATCAGCCGGGTGGAAACCCTCAGCCGCTACCACCCCTGCACACCCAGCCCAGCGGCGGTGGAGCACATCTGCGCCGATCAATGGCAGGCTCGCTTCAGCGGGCCCGAGCAGGGACTGGACGCTGCTCCTCTGGCACGCGCGCACTACAAGCTCACGCTCACACGGCTGCCGGATCAACCTGAAACAGACGGGTCTCCAAACGATCCCGCCAGGCGAACAGGGGCTGCAACTGGGGGTGATCACTGAGTCCAGGCACGCCCCGACCCGCCAGGCCATCACCGGATGACGCGGGAAAACGCAGCAGCGAAAGCTGGGCAGCCACCGCCAGATCGGCCATGGAGAGCTGATCTCCCACCAACCAGGGCGTGGTCTCGACAGCCGCAGCCAGCCGCTGCAGGCTGGTGAACATGGCGGCACGCTCCCCCTGATCGAGCACCTCGCCAAGCCCCTGCAGCCAACCACCAGGCAATCCGGCCAGCGTGCGCCGCAGTGGTTCTGGCAGATCATCAGGCAGCAGTGCCACCCGCAGCTCGGGATCACTCGCCGCCGCCTGCACCAAGGCAAGACGGGCGGCATGGGCCAGGGTGGTGTCGGCCCAGTCCTCGATCAGATGCACCTGAGCCGCGTCGCGCGCGTCCTGAGGGATCAGAGAGGGTTCGGGTTCGACCGACTCCAGGTGGCGGGCGATCGCCGAGGAATCAGCGATCACGGTGTCGCCATCCACCAGAACGGGCAGCTGACGCTGGCCCGAGAGGCGAAAGACAGCCAGCTGACCCACGCCCGGGGTGACCTCCACCACGCGATAGCTCAGGGCCTTGGCCTGCAGCACCATGCGCACCTTCAGGCAGAAGGCGGAATGGCGGAACTGATGGAGCTCCAGCATCACCGGACAGCCGAGGGACCGGCAGAGTAGCGGTGATTCTCCAACCCTCGCCGAGGCCATGCGCGAGTTTTTCGTCAATGTGACGCGGTATCCCCGCTACCTGATCGCCTTCAGCCTGGGGGTGATCAATTCCGTTGCCGAGCCCCTGGCCAGGCGGCGCAGCAATCCCGTGACCGCCGTTGCCCTGATGGGTGCTCTGGTGAGCGGCCTGATCAGCGTTGGGCTGGTGCTCCGTGCCATGGTGATTCCATCACCCCTGACCTGACGCACGATGGCACCGGGACGGCGCGTGGAACGGGTCGCGGCACTGATTCGCCGCGAAACCAGCGAACTGCTGATCCATGGCATCCGCGACGAACGGGTGCACCAGGGGATGGTGAGCATCACCGAAGTGGAGGTGAGCGGCGATCTGCAGCATTGCAAGATCTTCGTGAGCATCTACGGCGAAGACGCCGACAAGCGGAACGTTCTGGAGGGCCTGAAAGCCGCTAGCGGCTACCTGCGCGGTGAGCTGGGCCGCCGGCTGCAGATGCGCCGAGCCCCCGAGGTGGTGTTCCAATTGGATCGCGGCATCGAAAAGGGCACCTCGGTGCTCAACCTGCTCAACCGCCTCGAGGAGGAACGCCAAGAACGGGACGAGCTGCCGCAGTCTGATCAGCCAGAGCCCAGCGTGCAGGAGTCTGGCGAACAGTTGTGAGCGAGCCCCTCAACGACGCGGAGCTGCGCCGGCGCATCGCCAGCCTGATCGTGGTGCGAGCGAGCGGCCATGCCGGCGACCGGCAACGCCGTTACCCCCGTTGGGAGCTGCCGAATCAGACATTGCGCCGGCTGCTCGCCGACGGGGTTGGCGGCGTGATTCTCCTGGGGGGTACGGCCACCGAACTGCACCAGCGCTGCCGCACCCTGCAGCGCTGGGCTGATCACCCCCTGCTGCTGTGCGCCGATGTGGAAGAAGGTGTCGGCCAACGGTTTGAAGGGGCGACCTGGCTGGTGCCACCCATGGCGCTCGCCCGCCTGCATCAGCGCGATCCGGCCCGAGCCGTGGCGCTGGCGGAACGCTATGGACGCTGCACGGGACGGCAAGCTCGGCGCTGTGGCCTGAACTGGGTGCTGGGGCCCGTGGCGGATGTGAACAACAATCCCGCCAATCCAGTGATCAATGTGCGGGCCTGGGGAGACACACCCGCCACGGTGATCGCCCTCACCTGCGCCTTTCAGCGCGGCCTCCAGAGCACGGGCGTGCTGGGCTGCGCCAAGCATTTTCCAGGTCATGGCGACACCGCCGTCGACTCCCATCTGCAGCTGCCGCTGCTCCCTCACAACCGGGCGCGACTGGATGCGGTGGAACTGGCCCCGTTTCGCAGCTTGATTGCCGCAGGGGTCGACAGCGTCATGACCGCCCATCTCCAGATCCCCGCGCTGGACGCGGAACGGCCGGCCACACTCTCCAGCGCCACACTCACGAGCTTGTTGCGAGACGAGCTCGAGTTCAGGGGCCTGGTGGTGACCGATGCCCTGGTGATGGACGCGATCAGCCAACGCTGGGGGGCCGGGGAAGCGGCCCGGCTCGCCTTCGCGGCAGGCGCGGATCTGATCCTGATGCCAGGCGATGCCGATGCCGCCATTGCCGCCATTGCCGCCGGCCTGCGCGCTGGATCCCTGCCATGGCAGCGACTGGATCAGGCGTTGGATCGGAGGCGGCAGGCCCTCGCCCGCACCCAGACCTTCACCGCTGACGACGCCGAGGATCCCGAAGACCTGAGCGACCTGGAGCTGAGCGAAGAACGGGAGCTGGCGACCACCCTGGTAGCGCTGAGCCTTGAGCAACGCGGCCCAATAGCGGCCCAGCCCTTGGCCGCTCCGGGCTCGGGGGGGATCAATCTGATCCGAGTCGATGGGGTGCTGTCCTCCAGCGTGCTTCGCGCCAACGCTCCAGCCCTGACCCTGCCGGAGCAGGCCGGCTTCCGCAGCCTGCTCTGCCACCCCCTGGGACTATCGCCCTGGCGGTCCGAGCAAGCCAGCGACGCCCACCTGGCCCTGGAACGCCTGGGCGAGGGGCCGGTGCTGGTGCAGCTGTTTCTGAGGGGGAACCCATTCCGCGGCGAGCGTGATCGGAGCGAACCCTGGGGCGCCGCTCTCCAGCAGCTGCAACGAGAGGGACGACTGGCCGGACTGGTGGTGTATGGCTGTCCTTACACCTGGGAGAGGCTCAGCGGCCAGCTCGACCCAGCGATCCCCGCCCTCTACAGCCCTGGGCAGATGGACGACGCCCAGGCCCTGGCCCTGGCACAGCTGCTGTCGTCAGATCGGACGGGCACCGGCACCGATCGCAACGACGGCTTCACCGACTGAGCGATCGACGGCCGTAACCTCCCAGCAGATCCGGCCCGATCCGATGCTCAGTCTCTCGATGATCGTGCGCAACGAGGCGCAGCGGCTGGAGGCATGCCTCGGCTCGGTCCGAGGCCTGGCCGACGAGATGGTGGTGGTGGACACCGGCTCGAGTGATGACACCATCGCCGTGGCCGAAGCGGCCGGCGCCCGGGTGGAACACATCACCTGGCCGGGAGACTTTGCTCCGGCCCGGAACGCAGCGCTCAGCCATGTGAGCGGCGACTGGGTGCTGGTGCTCGATGCCGATGAACAACTGCGACCGGAGGCCATCGCCCCCCTACGCGCCCTGATGGCCCAGCCGGATGTGCTGGTGATCAACCTGCTTCGCTACGAGCGTGGCGCGGCCATGGCTCCCTATTCCCGGGTCAGTCGCCTGTTCCGACGCCATCCCCGCATTCGCTGGAGCCGGCCCTACCACTCGATGATTGACGACAGCGTGCAGGCGCTGCTCCAGGACGAACCCCAGTGGCGCATCGTCGACTGCAGCGAGCCGGCCCTGATCCACGACGGTTACCGGCCGGAGCTGCTTCAGGGCAGCGACAAGGCCAGCCGGCTGCGTCAGGCGATGGAGCAATGGCTGGAGCAGCAACCGGGCGATCCCTATGCC is a genomic window containing:
- a CDS encoding dihydrofolate reductase family protein, translating into MAGPSAGPLPQVRLVLAISLDGRLAPPAGGAAQLGGAGDRRVLEEALAWADGALIGGGTLRAHHSTCLIRNPQLREQRLQQGRPAQPAALVVSRADAFPQHWPFFGQPIRRWLLSPAKDGAIPSGFDGRLPLAECWSGTLQTLAQRGLSRLLLLGGARLCAGLLQDDAVDGLQLTLTPRLLGGQHCWLPADTLGLPADLGSSAAWGLEAVEPLEGDELMLRYRRQRSTRV
- the rbfA gene encoding 30S ribosome-binding factor RbfA — its product is MAPGRRVERVAALIRRETSELLIHGIRDERVHQGMVSITEVEVSGDLQHCKIFVSIYGEDADKRNVLEGLKAASGYLRGELGRRLQMRRAPEVVFQLDRGIEKGTSVLNLLNRLEEERQERDELPQSDQPEPSVQESGEQL
- a CDS encoding shikimate kinase, which produces MTDPSQPLPHPLKARLGGRNLYLVGMMGSGKSSSGRPLAASLGYGFVDADAVIEQVAGRSIPQLFEEEGEEGFRDLESQVLQAIGQRHSLVVATGGGIVTRPENWGVLHQGLVVWLDPDRDQLLQRLRRDPGERPLLRSADPAATLDTLFIARRPLYAEADVQLNITNDAPEEVAQRVLDAIPAVLNPVQGAPGAPQTTAE
- a CDS encoding glycoside hydrolase family 3 N-terminal domain-containing protein, coding for MSEPLNDAELRRRIASLIVVRASGHAGDRQRRYPRWELPNQTLRRLLADGVGGVILLGGTATELHQRCRTLQRWADHPLLLCADVEEGVGQRFEGATWLVPPMALARLHQRDPARAVALAERYGRCTGRQARRCGLNWVLGPVADVNNNPANPVINVRAWGDTPATVIALTCAFQRGLQSTGVLGCAKHFPGHGDTAVDSHLQLPLLPHNRARLDAVELAPFRSLIAAGVDSVMTAHLQIPALDAERPATLSSATLTSLLRDELEFRGLVVTDALVMDAISQRWGAGEAARLAFAAGADLILMPGDADAAIAAIAAGLRAGSLPWQRLDQALDRRRQALARTQTFTADDAEDPEDLSDLELSEERELATTLVALSLEQRGPIAAQPLAAPGSGGINLIRVDGVLSSSVLRANAPALTLPEQAGFRSLLCHPLGLSPWRSEQASDAHLALERLGEGPVLVQLFLRGNPFRGERDRSEPWGAALQQLQREGRLAGLVVYGCPYTWERLSGQLDPAIPALYSPGQMDDAQALALAQLLSSDRTGTGTDRNDGFTD
- a CDS encoding 6-carboxytetrahydropterin synthase; its protein translation is MADSSAMASAPHGQGRGCVITRRACFSASHRYWLPELDADDNAARFGPCTLAPGHGHNYELIVSMAGPLDADGMVLNLSEVKHAIRSEVTDALDFRFLNEAWPEFDVTRPEGCLPTTEALVRVIWHRLSAHLPLVALRLHESPGLWADYLGHGMDAYLTLRTHFAAAHRLARPELSQEENERIYGKCARPHGHGHNYLVEVTVRGSIDPRTGMVCDLAALQSLLDDLVVEPFDHTFLNKDVPHFSTCVPTAENIALHIADRLASPVQAIGAHLHKVRLQESPNNAAEVFAEAPQLNMAPVGLEAAMAS
- a CDS encoding chlororespiratory reduction protein 7; the encoded protein is MSDPLIRACDHYVVLEPGQSERFLSATDTVTWLEGQLAALETLPDDLVACGSLTAAARRLLDTACDLEISPGLTLQWFAVRLEPPERD
- a CDS encoding DUF6816 family protein, with translation MVRRLLRPIIVALLLLLCLAIPVRADGSATLLEQRLQAWPDWQLPAPLPRPDRRGDLLYPAWFAGEWQVTSLDLTAEGETGEPLRHQARFLIDAKQRVVADRAFNALAIGRAVLGSALLTVEQPADDHNRQLARLQNDQLLETTVIGRRQSDPQQEPFTTDELVLQIIHGPGAPRISRVETLSRYHPCTPSPAAVEHICADQWQARFSGPEQGLDAAPLARAHYKLTLTRLPDQPETDGSPNDPARRTGAATGGDH
- a CDS encoding glutathione S-transferase family protein; the encoded protein is MLELHQFRHSAFCLKVRMVLQAKALSYRVVEVTPGVGQLAVFRLSGQRQLPVLVDGDTVIADSSAIARHLESVEPEPSLIPQDARDAAQVHLIEDWADTTLAHAARLALVQAAASDPELRVALLPDDLPEPLRRTLAGLPGGWLQGLGEVLDQGERAAMFTSLQRLAAAVETTPWLVGDQLSMADLAVAAQLSLLRFPASSGDGLAGRGVPGLSDHPQLQPLFAWRDRLETRLFQVDPAAV
- a CDS encoding DUF751 family protein, translated to MREFFVNVTRYPRYLIAFSLGVINSVAEPLARRRSNPVTAVALMGALVSGLISVGLVLRAMVIPSPLT